One window from the genome of Paenibacillus azoreducens encodes:
- the gcvH gene encoding glycine cleavage system protein GcvH: MSNVKENRWYSKDHEWVEKVSGNVVRIGISDFAQHQLGDIVFVELPEEGAEVAAEESIGTIESVKTVSDLFCPVGGQVTKINSQLSDEPELVNSEPYDGGWMLEIEVEGDLEEQLSALLDAEQYEKFIEE, encoded by the coding sequence ATGAGCAATGTGAAAGAGAACCGTTGGTACAGCAAGGATCATGAATGGGTAGAAAAGGTAAGCGGAAACGTCGTGCGCATCGGAATCAGCGATTTTGCGCAGCATCAGCTCGGAGATATCGTGTTTGTGGAGCTGCCGGAAGAAGGCGCGGAAGTTGCAGCCGAGGAGAGCATCGGGACTATCGAGTCCGTAAAAACCGTTTCGGATCTGTTCTGTCCTGTCGGCGGTCAAGTCACGAAAATCAATTCGCAGCTCAGCGATGAGCCCGAACTCGTAAACAGCGAGCCGTACGACGGCGGATGGATGTTGGAGATCGAGGTGGAAGGCGATCTGGAAGAGCAGCTGTCGGCACTTCTGGACGCGGAGCAATACGAGAAATTTATTGAAGAATAA
- a CDS encoding class I SAM-dependent methyltransferase, protein MKEKVLGAYAKLAKDYELHVDAESGANAYYERPAMLAFLPQDMTGCSVLDAGCAAGWYTEQMAGRGAEVAAIDVSPEMVEAAQRRVGSRAGVQVQDLSEALPFAGETFDLILSSLTLHYVEDWQPVFAEFRRVLKPGGRLLFSVHHPFMDFTVFDRPDYFARELIVDRWTKKEVGEVEVAFYRRPLQEIINTTTDYFILDKMIEPLPVKEFLERLPQSAKFYDRLLHRPHFLIVEAHKVL, encoded by the coding sequence TTGAAAGAAAAAGTTCTGGGAGCTTACGCCAAACTCGCCAAAGATTATGAGCTGCATGTGGATGCCGAGAGCGGAGCCAATGCTTATTACGAGCGGCCGGCGATGCTGGCGTTTTTGCCCCAAGACATGACGGGCTGCTCCGTGCTTGATGCCGGATGCGCCGCAGGCTGGTACACGGAGCAGATGGCCGGGCGGGGAGCCGAAGTTGCAGCCATTGATGTCAGTCCCGAGATGGTGGAGGCCGCGCAAAGACGGGTTGGAAGCCGGGCCGGGGTGCAGGTGCAGGACTTAAGCGAAGCGCTTCCGTTTGCCGGCGAAACATTCGATTTGATCCTGAGCTCGCTAACCTTGCATTATGTTGAGGACTGGCAGCCTGTTTTTGCGGAATTCCGGCGCGTCTTGAAGCCGGGAGGACGGCTGCTGTTTTCAGTGCATCACCCTTTTATGGACTTTACGGTTTTTGACCGGCCGGATTATTTTGCCAGGGAGCTGATTGTCGACCGCTGGACGAAAAAAGAAGTGGGAGAGGTGGAAGTCGCGTTCTACCGGAGACCGCTGCAAGAAATCATCAACACCACCACGGATTATTTTATCTTGGATAAAATGATTGAACCCCTACCGGTAAAGGAATTTTTGGAACGTCTGCCGCAATCGGCAAAATTTTATGACCGTCTTTTGCATCGTCCTCATTTTTTGATTGTTGAGGCGCATAAAGTTTTGTGA
- the tenA gene encoding thiaminase II — protein MRSFTEELRSEAEPIFKAIFDHPFVRGIAEGSLRKEQLVHYVKQDFEYLNAFMRIYGIAISKCESRETIEFFNEQISFILHSETHPHNNFCQVAGVSYEEMQGYPLAPSASHYTRHMLAVAHEGTLEDIMAALLPCPWTYTEIGKRLLEEIQPDASHPFYDWMHFYGDMEDGVTGQMRRLLDGWAESLSPARKKRLKEHFMASCQLEYLFWDMAYRLEEWPVNMTEGEKVG, from the coding sequence ATGAGGAGTTTTACGGAGGAACTGAGAAGCGAGGCGGAACCGATCTTCAAGGCGATTTTTGATCATCCGTTCGTCAGGGGGATTGCGGAAGGGTCTTTGCGAAAAGAGCAGCTGGTTCATTATGTAAAACAGGATTTTGAATATTTGAACGCTTTTATGCGAATATACGGAATTGCGATTTCCAAATGCGAGAGCCGTGAAACAATCGAGTTTTTTAACGAACAGATCTCGTTTATTCTGCACAGCGAAACGCATCCGCACAACAACTTCTGCCAAGTTGCCGGTGTTTCATATGAGGAAATGCAAGGTTATCCGCTTGCTCCGTCGGCAAGCCATTATACCCGGCATATGCTGGCTGTTGCCCATGAAGGGACGCTTGAAGATATTATGGCTGCGCTGCTGCCATGCCCATGGACCTATACCGAAATCGGCAAAAGATTGCTGGAGGAGATCCAACCTGATGCATCCCATCCGTTTTATGACTGGATGCATTTTTACGGGGATATGGAAGACGGCGTCACCGGGCAGATGCGCAGACTGTTGGACGGGTGGGCAGAATCGTTAAGCCCGGCGCGAAAAAAACGTCTGAAAGAGCATTTTATGGCAAGTTGTCAGCTGGAATACTTGTTTTGGGACATGGCCTATCGTCTGGAAGAGTGGCCGGTAAACATGACGGAAGGGGAGAAGGTGGGATGA
- the thiM gene encoding hydroxyethylthiazole kinase — translation MTAISEMQLLPQEIKRRRPLVHNITNVVVTNFTANGLLAVGASPVMAYAREEVADMAKMAGALVLNLGTLSAELVEAAILAGRSANQHGVPVLLDPVGAGATPFRTKAALEILNNVRVSLVRGNAAEVANLIGEAAAIKGVDADGMEEAEAPTDLAARAAHRIGSVVAISGREDVITDGETGYVIHGGHPMLTRVTGTGCLLTSVMGAFAAVESDILKAGAAGLAFYGAAAVRAYAAAGKRGPGSFQTAFLDALAEMDQFPVAEDAVIRHKIPAGRGFLQ, via the coding sequence ATGACGGCGATATCGGAAATGCAGCTTCTTCCGCAGGAGATCAAACGGCGCCGGCCGCTCGTACATAACATCACGAATGTGGTTGTGACGAATTTTACGGCTAACGGACTGCTGGCCGTCGGAGCATCCCCCGTCATGGCGTACGCGCGCGAGGAGGTTGCGGATATGGCGAAAATGGCAGGCGCCTTGGTGCTGAACCTGGGGACGCTGAGCGCGGAGCTGGTGGAAGCAGCGATTCTTGCCGGCCGCTCGGCCAACCAACATGGCGTTCCCGTGCTTCTCGATCCGGTGGGCGCAGGGGCAACGCCATTTCGAACCAAAGCGGCGCTGGAGATATTAAACAATGTCCGCGTCTCCTTGGTACGGGGCAATGCGGCCGAAGTGGCGAATTTGATCGGCGAAGCCGCCGCTATCAAAGGCGTCGATGCGGACGGCATGGAGGAGGCGGAAGCCCCGACCGATCTGGCGGCGCGGGCAGCGCATCGGATCGGAAGCGTCGTGGCCATTTCGGGCAGGGAAGACGTGATTACGGACGGCGAAACCGGATACGTGATCCACGGAGGCCACCCGATGCTGACGCGGGTAACGGGAACCGGCTGCCTGCTCACATCCGTGATGGGAGCGTTTGCAGCGGTGGAGTCCGATATATTAAAAGCCGGAGCGGCAGGATTGGCTTTTTATGGCGCGGCGGCGGTCAGAGCATATGCAGCCGCTGGCAAGCGGGGGCCGGGGAGCTTCCAAACGGCATTTCTTGACGCTTTGGCCGAGATGGATCAATTTCCGGTTGCGGAAGACGCTGTTATCCGCCACAAGATTCCAGCCGGAAGAGGGTTTCTGCAATGA
- a CDS encoding GH39 family glycosyl hydrolase: protein MRNSIYELVETSDTLPFDVALHSVNYVPSHWHNSMEIIFVLRGTLEVTVDSRQHSLSEGDVLVINSSHVHEVIGLDMNIIATFLIPDGFIKANLKGFESVYFDCDSRSAGKEQRQGLDRIRQLLAEMVHLRYKGGEVYELEMQIRMLGVLSALAQQFRAEAQSGAMNEKYKERMLRIITYIDEHYDEPLSLQDIAEREFLSVPYLSKFFSDNIGLNFQSYLTSIRLKNAVEELLSYEEERIADLALKHGFPNAKSFYSAFKNRYHMTPNEYRKQYRPGMGERQDKPSSNYLAFNQSSALGIINQYLKRSKSDEQPQVQALSAKVDAVDLSAPGVLVRHTWKNIITIGKAKEGLHADVQEQIRYVQQRCPFHAIRFHGIFDDEMMVYHVDGDGNPHYNFRFVDQLFDFLLSVGLKPFVELGFMPFAMAADPDKKVFYKHSYVSGPQSVERWCELVEHFLHHCMNRYGQDEVESWKLEFWNEPELDVFWPGSRQEYMDFYRQTYRKVKQVSERLQIGAPGRIISLLSTDFNREFFAFCRNEKCVPDFIPVHFYPHEQLDEMVSAEQLSRLYQQEPYRIMLDQFGGISPDPDYLKHMLKSEISSLAELELSGLPVYLTEWNSTAFHRELTNDTLYKAAYIVKNIVENLDRIEGFGYWVLSDNIEETPASERLFHGGLGLIAQYGIPKPAMLAYELLAKLGERLVTRGNGYIVTSGRGRYQVLSYNYCHFDDLYALGDISFIDDKNRYSGFKEEKTFKLELELRNIPKGRYRMVTYHVSRALGSSYDEWVRMGAPAYVNAEEIAYLKAAARPRMEIRQIDIEDCAAYTVVLEPHAIELMELFKLE, encoded by the coding sequence ATGAGGAATTCAATCTATGAATTGGTGGAGACCAGCGACACGCTGCCCTTCGATGTTGCCCTGCACAGCGTCAATTATGTACCCAGTCACTGGCATAACAGCATGGAGATTATTTTCGTGCTGCGCGGCACGCTGGAGGTGACTGTCGATAGCCGGCAGCACAGCCTTTCGGAAGGCGACGTGCTCGTGATCAACTCGAGCCATGTACATGAAGTGATCGGGCTGGATATGAACATCATTGCGACTTTTCTGATTCCGGACGGTTTTATCAAGGCGAACCTGAAAGGTTTCGAGTCTGTCTATTTCGACTGCGATTCCCGGTCGGCAGGCAAGGAGCAGCGCCAGGGGCTTGACCGGATCCGCCAGCTTTTGGCCGAGATGGTTCACCTCCGGTATAAAGGGGGAGAAGTATACGAGCTTGAAATGCAGATCCGGATGCTCGGCGTGCTGTCAGCGCTTGCCCAGCAGTTCCGCGCCGAAGCGCAAAGCGGGGCGATGAACGAGAAATACAAAGAGCGAATGCTGCGCATTATTACCTATATCGACGAGCATTATGATGAGCCGCTTTCGCTGCAGGATATTGCGGAGCGGGAGTTTTTGTCCGTCCCGTACCTGTCCAAATTTTTCAGCGACAACATCGGCCTCAATTTCCAGTCCTATCTGACCAGCATCCGGCTGAAAAATGCGGTCGAGGAGCTGCTGAGCTACGAGGAAGAACGGATTGCCGATCTTGCGCTGAAGCACGGCTTTCCGAACGCCAAATCCTTTTACTCCGCATTCAAAAACCGATACCATATGACGCCGAATGAATACCGGAAGCAATACCGCCCGGGCATGGGAGAGCGCCAGGATAAGCCTTCCTCCAACTACCTGGCCTTCAACCAGTCAAGCGCCTTAGGGATTATCAACCAGTATTTAAAGCGCAGCAAGTCCGATGAGCAACCGCAGGTGCAGGCGCTATCGGCCAAAGTTGATGCGGTGGATTTATCCGCGCCCGGCGTTTTGGTTCGACATACCTGGAAAAACATCATCACGATCGGAAAAGCCAAAGAAGGGCTGCATGCGGATGTGCAGGAACAGATACGTTATGTGCAGCAGCGCTGCCCCTTTCACGCGATCCGGTTTCACGGTATTTTCGATGATGAGATGATGGTGTACCACGTGGATGGAGACGGTAATCCCCATTATAATTTTCGTTTCGTGGACCAGCTCTTTGATTTTTTGTTGTCAGTCGGATTGAAGCCGTTTGTCGAACTTGGATTTATGCCTTTTGCGATGGCGGCGGATCCGGATAAAAAGGTGTTCTACAAACATAGTTATGTAAGCGGACCGCAATCCGTGGAACGCTGGTGCGAGTTGGTTGAACATTTTCTGCACCACTGCATGAACCGATATGGGCAAGACGAGGTGGAGAGCTGGAAGCTGGAGTTTTGGAACGAACCCGAACTCGATGTGTTTTGGCCCGGATCGCGTCAGGAATACATGGACTTTTACCGCCAAACCTACCGGAAGGTCAAGCAGGTGTCGGAGCGGCTGCAGATCGGGGCACCCGGACGGATCATCAGTTTGTTGTCGACGGACTTCAACCGGGAGTTTTTTGCTTTTTGCCGGAATGAAAAATGCGTGCCGGATTTCATTCCGGTTCATTTCTATCCCCATGAGCAGCTGGATGAGATGGTGAGCGCGGAGCAGTTGAGCCGATTGTACCAACAGGAGCCATACCGTATTATGCTCGATCAGTTCGGAGGCATCTCGCCCGATCCGGATTATCTCAAGCATATGCTGAAAAGTGAAATATCCAGTTTGGCGGAGCTTGAACTATCCGGGCTGCCGGTCTATCTTACCGAATGGAACTCCACGGCATTTCACCGGGAACTGACGAATGATACGTTATACAAAGCCGCTTATATTGTTAAGAACATCGTCGAAAACCTCGACCGCATTGAAGGTTTCGGTTACTGGGTTTTGAGCGACAACATTGAGGAGACGCCCGCATCCGAACGGCTCTTTCACGGTGGTCTGGGTCTCATCGCACAGTACGGCATCCCGAAGCCGGCCATGCTTGCTTACGAGCTGCTGGCGAAGCTGGGGGAACGCTTGGTTACGCGAGGCAACGGATATATTGTGACATCCGGAAGAGGGCGTTACCAGGTGCTGAGCTACAACTACTGCCATTTTGATGATCTGTACGCGCTCGGAGATATTTCGTTTATCGATGATAAAAATCGGTATAGCGGATTTAAAGAGGAAAAGACGTTCAAACTTGAGCTGGAACTGCGGAATATTCCCAAAGGCCGCTATCGCATGGTCACATATCATGTGTCCAGAGCGCTGGGCAGCAGTTATGACGAGTGGGTGCGCATGGGGGCTCCGGCTTACGTCAACGCGGAGGAAATTGCATATTTGAAAGCCGCCGCCCGGCCGCGCATGGAGATCAGGCAAATCGATATCGAGGATTGCGCTGCTTACACCGTCGTGTTGGAACCGCATGCGATTGAGCTAATGGAGTTGTTTAAGCTGGAATAG
- a CDS encoding carboxylesterase/lipase family protein, with translation MEELIIRIHCGLIEGIKDNGVRAWRGIPYAQPPVGERRFRKPAPVKPWTGTRKTETPGPLAPQPVDPAGGAFGLKRDTFPQSEDCLYLNVWVPDIPVEEPLPVMVWIHGGAFVTGGGGLPIYDGSELARRGGLIVVSLSYRLGPFGFVHLGPFSGEGEDRYVSNAGLLDQIAALEWIQNNIAAFGGDPKQVTVFGESAGSMSIAALLAMPAAKGLFCRAIMQSGASQALPDRNGRILAQNLLDELGVPQDDLDKLASIPTEEIMRAGNKLKQAAGAGAVMLFQPVIDVKELPLSPLEAVAQGAAAGIEVIIGTNRDEGALFIKDGMPLLAEEENAKAYVAVTGAPEAESWIRDYPLTVDGQREAMTELYFWRSSLQFADAQLKHAPVWMYRFDFGMTPGHPLLGKAFHSAEIPFVLHNLDLLQSAGTPVDERMRSVAEQMVNAWAAFARSGNPSTEGLDWPAYREDQRWTMVFAEESRVVRDPEAEKRRKLTGKN, from the coding sequence TTGGAAGAACTCATCATTCGCATACATTGCGGTCTTATTGAAGGCATTAAAGATAACGGCGTACGGGCCTGGCGGGGGATTCCATATGCGCAGCCGCCTGTTGGAGAGCGGCGCTTCCGCAAACCCGCACCCGTCAAGCCCTGGACGGGAACAAGAAAAACGGAAACGCCTGGACCACTAGCGCCGCAGCCCGTAGATCCGGCCGGCGGGGCGTTTGGCCTCAAACGCGATACCTTCCCGCAGTCGGAGGACTGCTTGTATTTGAATGTATGGGTACCGGATATACCGGTGGAGGAGCCGCTGCCGGTCATGGTTTGGATTCACGGCGGAGCGTTTGTAACCGGCGGAGGCGGATTGCCGATTTATGACGGTTCCGAGCTGGCGCGCCGGGGCGGCTTGATCGTCGTCTCTCTAAGTTACCGGCTTGGGCCGTTTGGGTTTGTCCATTTGGGTCCCTTTTCCGGGGAAGGGGAAGACAGATATGTCAGCAATGCCGGACTTCTGGATCAGATTGCTGCGCTTGAATGGATTCAAAACAATATCGCCGCATTTGGCGGTGACCCGAAGCAGGTGACTGTGTTCGGCGAATCGGCCGGGAGCATGAGCATCGCCGCATTACTCGCCATGCCTGCCGCCAAAGGCCTGTTCTGCCGCGCAATTATGCAGAGCGGCGCTTCGCAGGCGCTTCCGGACCGGAATGGCCGAATTCTGGCGCAGAACCTGCTTGACGAGCTTGGCGTTCCGCAGGATGACCTGGACAAGCTTGCTTCGATTCCGACGGAGGAAATCATGCGGGCAGGCAACAAGCTGAAGCAGGCGGCAGGAGCCGGAGCAGTGATGCTTTTCCAGCCTGTCATTGACGTCAAGGAGCTGCCTCTTTCTCCGCTTGAGGCTGTTGCCCAAGGCGCGGCCGCGGGAATTGAAGTGATCATCGGCACCAACCGCGACGAAGGAGCGCTGTTTATTAAAGATGGCATGCCGCTTTTGGCAGAGGAGGAGAACGCCAAAGCTTATGTTGCGGTTACGGGCGCCCCGGAAGCGGAATCCTGGATCAGGGATTATCCGTTAACGGTCGATGGACAGCGCGAGGCCATGACCGAGCTGTACTTCTGGAGGTCGTCGCTGCAATTTGCCGATGCCCAGTTAAAGCATGCGCCTGTATGGATGTACCGTTTCGATTTCGGCATGACTCCGGGGCATCCTTTGCTGGGCAAGGCATTCCATTCGGCGGAGATTCCGTTTGTGCTCCACAATCTGGATCTTCTTCAGTCTGCCGGAACTCCGGTAGATGAAAGAATGCGGAGCGTGGCGGAACAGATGGTGAATGCCTGGGCAGCCTTTGCAAGGAGCGGTAATCCTTCGACAGAAGGCTTGGATTGGCCGGCTTATCGCGAGGATCAGCGGTGGACGATGGTTTTTGCGGAAGAAAGCAGGGTTGTCCGCGACCCCGAAGCCGAAAAGCGCCGAAAGCTGACCGGAAAAAATTAA
- the thiE gene encoding thiamine phosphate synthase produces the protein MINQRQMKEYLRLYLVLGSVNCKTDPASVVEEAIRGGVTMVQFREKGRHALKGEAKKELAIRIHSVCRRFKVPLIINDDVDLLLEIDAEGIHIGQEDEPAHEVRARIGDKILGLSVHTPREAELTAAQQVDYLGVGPIYPTTSKEDARQPRGPEMLREIRSIGTPLPMVGIGGISAERAADVIRAGADGLAVISAITGAEDICQATRKLAEAIPVIDRHNS, from the coding sequence ATGATAAACCAACGGCAGATGAAAGAATACCTGCGGCTGTATCTGGTGCTTGGCAGCGTGAACTGCAAAACCGATCCCGCATCCGTGGTGGAGGAAGCCATCCGCGGCGGCGTGACGATGGTACAGTTTCGGGAAAAAGGGCGGCATGCACTAAAAGGAGAAGCCAAAAAGGAGCTGGCGATACGCATCCATTCGGTATGCCGCCGTTTCAAGGTCCCGCTGATCATCAATGACGATGTGGATCTGCTGTTGGAGATAGATGCGGAGGGGATCCATATCGGCCAGGAGGATGAGCCGGCGCATGAGGTGCGGGCGCGAATTGGCGATAAAATCTTGGGACTTTCGGTTCATACGCCGAGGGAAGCAGAATTGACGGCAGCACAGCAGGTGGATTATTTGGGGGTCGGGCCGATTTATCCGACCACATCGAAAGAAGATGCCCGCCAGCCCCGGGGACCGGAGATGCTGCGCGAAATCAGGTCCATCGGCACGCCGCTGCCTATGGTCGGAATCGGAGGAATTTCCGCGGAACGCGCGGCGGATGTGATTCGGGCCGGTGCGGATGGATTGGCGGTCATTTCAGCGATCACAGGTGCAGAAGACATATGCCAAGCCACCCGGAAGCTGGCTGAGGCAATTCCGGTCATAGACCGCCACAATTCATGA
- the sdaAA gene encoding L-serine ammonia-lyase, iron-sulfur-dependent, subunit alpha translates to MRFETLDQLAEICLKENKTIAEVMLADQAKETGISADEVFRQMAEYYQVMKEAVQKGLTGNTKSRSGLTGGDAKKVADYMRQGESSLGGPSATAMAYALAVSEVNASMGRIIATPTAGSCGIIPGVFVSAQERFGWDDDKLVHGLFTAGAIGFVIANNASISGAEGGCQAEVGSAIGMAAGAMVELRGGSAQQAVHAVGLALKNCLGLICDPVAGLVEIPCIVRNGLGAVTALAAADMALAGVGSVIPADEVIGVMLEVGSAMPTKHRETGKGGLAATPTGRKLTKELVEQRRRKAKEAKEAKQPPSDTK, encoded by the coding sequence ATGAGATTCGAAACGCTGGATCAGCTGGCAGAAATCTGTCTAAAAGAAAATAAAACGATTGCAGAAGTAATGCTGGCGGATCAAGCCAAGGAAACGGGCATTTCTGCGGATGAGGTATTCCGGCAGATGGCGGAATATTATCAGGTCATGAAGGAAGCCGTCCAAAAAGGACTGACAGGCAATACCAAATCCCGCAGCGGGCTGACGGGGGGCGACGCCAAAAAAGTGGCGGATTACATGCGGCAAGGCGAATCTTCGCTTGGCGGTCCGTCCGCGACGGCGATGGCATATGCGCTGGCCGTATCTGAAGTGAACGCCTCCATGGGCAGAATCATTGCCACGCCGACCGCCGGCTCCTGCGGGATTATCCCCGGCGTGTTCGTCAGCGCGCAGGAGCGGTTCGGCTGGGATGACGACAAGCTGGTTCACGGCTTGTTTACCGCCGGCGCGATCGGCTTCGTTATCGCCAACAACGCTTCGATTTCCGGCGCGGAGGGCGGCTGCCAAGCCGAAGTCGGATCCGCGATCGGCATGGCGGCCGGGGCGATGGTCGAGCTGCGGGGAGGTTCGGCGCAACAGGCTGTACATGCCGTAGGCCTTGCTTTGAAGAACTGCCTGGGCCTCATCTGCGATCCCGTTGCCGGGCTGGTTGAAATCCCCTGCATCGTGCGGAACGGTCTGGGGGCCGTCACCGCGCTGGCAGCAGCCGATATGGCCCTTGCCGGCGTCGGCAGCGTGATTCCTGCCGATGAAGTTATCGGCGTCATGCTTGAGGTGGGCAGCGCCATGCCGACCAAACACCGCGAAACCGGTAAGGGCGGTCTGGCCGCAACACCTACCGGACGCAAGCTGACCAAAGAACTGGTCGAGCAGCGCCGCCGCAAAGCCAAGGAAGCCAAAGAAGCCAAACAACCACCGTCAGACACCAAATAA
- the pulA gene encoding type I pullulanase: MYDTAYYDGRDLGCTYSGMESIFRLWAPDARKVSLALYQDAGSYNSEGKVTDHAGGLEIGMKEWKDGVWFLRFFGDLAGRYYMYKIEGRDGGIRYAADPYSRAVSANGARSAIVDLKAWNPPGWEEDKRPPMESLQDSVLYELHVRDFSADPEAGFKYKGKYKAFTETGLRDDEGNKIGIDHLEELGVTHVHLLPVSDFQTVNELRVDDPDSSEPKYNWGYDPQHYNVPEGSYATDPLKPGVRIREFKEMVMALHRKGIRVILDVVYNHTYNVEEGPFEPVVPGYYYRRDAEGKLANGSGVGNELATERPMMRKYILDSVRYWAEEYHIDGFRFDLMGLMDTDTITQIADEIHREVDPSILIYGEPWTGGETPLPLRQQTLKGTQRSKGFSVFNDHFRAAIKGDSDGQGKGFATGRPEMEAEIIEGIKGAVHDFADSPLETINYVTVHDNLNLWDKILKTQGQQMEAGFQEIRDGELVGGGSLREMVERSEPYRSVDKEHVLQSETVKRAILANGIVLTSQGIPMIQAGDELLRTKYGDHNSYRSGDIVNAIRWGNKRKFKPVFDYYRGLIELRKNHPAFRMTSKEQVEKHLKMLRSEDNTVAYMLKDYANGDVWKNIIVVYNANRHEINLDIPFSLTGWKVAVNSKHAGNEALDCIVDEEVAVAGLSMMVLYEEVGGTPRQVKKVEIQYERPDGKYDGWNLWVWGTGYHERRVDFERMENGRAVASFIVPSHVKRIGYIVRLNDWEAKDVERDSYIELGPGQSAATVLIRSGSEHSKKIS, translated from the coding sequence ATGTATGACACAGCTTATTACGACGGCCGCGATCTGGGCTGCACTTATTCCGGAATGGAAAGCATATTTAGGCTTTGGGCGCCGGACGCCAGGAAGGTATCATTGGCTCTTTACCAAGATGCGGGCAGCTATAACTCCGAAGGAAAGGTAACCGACCATGCAGGCGGCCTTGAAATCGGCATGAAGGAATGGAAGGATGGCGTCTGGTTCCTCCGTTTCTTTGGCGATCTCGCAGGGCGGTATTATATGTATAAAATCGAAGGCCGGGATGGCGGCATCCGTTATGCCGCAGATCCGTATTCCCGCGCAGTCAGCGCTAATGGGGCAAGATCGGCCATCGTCGATTTGAAAGCTTGGAACCCGCCGGGATGGGAGGAAGATAAGCGGCCGCCTATGGAGAGTCTGCAGGATTCCGTGCTGTATGAGCTGCATGTGCGGGATTTTTCGGCGGACCCGGAAGCGGGTTTTAAGTATAAAGGCAAATATAAAGCATTTACGGAAACAGGACTGCGCGATGATGAAGGAAATAAAATCGGCATCGACCATCTGGAGGAGCTTGGCGTTACGCATGTCCATCTGCTTCCGGTTTCCGATTTTCAAACGGTGAACGAGCTGCGGGTGGATGATCCGGATTCATCCGAGCCGAAATATAATTGGGGGTATGATCCGCAGCATTATAATGTGCCGGAGGGCTCTTACGCAACCGATCCGCTTAAGCCGGGGGTGCGAATTCGCGAGTTTAAGGAAATGGTGATGGCTCTGCACCGCAAGGGTATCCGCGTCATTTTGGATGTGGTATATAACCACACGTACAACGTGGAAGAAGGTCCGTTTGAACCGGTTGTTCCGGGATATTATTATCGTAGGGATGCCGAGGGCAAGCTTGCGAACGGTTCAGGCGTCGGCAATGAGCTGGCAACGGAGCGACCGATGATGCGAAAATACATTTTGGATTCGGTCCGCTACTGGGCAGAGGAATATCATATTGACGGCTTCCGTTTTGATCTGATGGGATTGATGGATACGGACACGATCACGCAAATTGCCGATGAGATCCACCGCGAGGTGGACCCTTCGATATTGATTTACGGGGAGCCGTGGACAGGCGGAGAGACGCCTTTGCCTTTGCGGCAGCAAACGCTGAAAGGCACTCAAAGAAGCAAGGGGTTCTCCGTCTTTAACGATCATTTTCGCGCAGCGATTAAAGGCGACAGCGACGGGCAGGGGAAAGGGTTTGCCACAGGCCGGCCGGAAATGGAGGCGGAAATTATCGAGGGCATTAAAGGGGCTGTGCATGATTTTGCGGATTCACCGCTAGAAACGATCAATTATGTGACCGTCCATGATAATCTGAATTTGTGGGATAAAATTTTAAAGACGCAGGGCCAACAAATGGAAGCCGGATTTCAGGAAATCCGCGACGGGGAGCTGGTCGGCGGAGGAAGCTTACGGGAAATGGTGGAGCGGTCCGAACCCTATCGAAGCGTAGACAAGGAGCATGTTCTGCAAAGCGAGACGGTAAAGAGGGCTATTTTGGCCAATGGCATCGTTCTGACCTCGCAGGGAATACCCATGATTCAGGCCGGCGACGAACTGCTGCGCACGAAATACGGCGACCATAACAGCTACCGCAGCGGGGATATCGTCAATGCGATCCGTTGGGGAAACAAGCGGAAATTCAAACCGGTTTTCGATTATTACCGCGGACTGATCGAGCTCCGAAAAAACCATCCGGCCTTTCGCATGACCTCCAAAGAGCAGGTGGAAAAACATTTGAAGATGCTTCGCAGCGAGGATAACACGGTGGCTTATATGCTGAAGGATTATGCGAATGGCGACGTTTGGAAAAATATTATTGTCGTTTATAACGCCAACCGCCATGAAATCAACCTGGACATTCCGTTTTCCTTGACCGGATGGAAAGTGGCGGTGAACAGCAAACATGCCGGGAATGAGGCTTTGGACTGCATCGTGGATGAAGAAGTGGCCGTTGCCGGTTTGTCGATGATGGTGCTGTATGAAGAAGTAGGAGGCACGCCGCGCCAGGTTAAAAAAGTCGAAATTCAATATGAACGTCCCGACGGCAAATACGATGGATGGAATTTATGGGTTTGGGGCACAGGTTATCACGAACGGCGGGTAGATTTCGAACGGATGGAAAACGGCAGGGCGGTCGCTTCATTTATCGTTCCGTCCCATGTCAAAAGAATCGGTTATATCGTGCGTTTGAATGATTGGGAAGCAAAAGATGTGGAGCGCGACTCTTACATTGAGCTTGGCCCTGGCCAAAGCGCCGCAACCGTGTTGATCCGCAGCGGTTCGGAGCATTCGAAAAAAATAAGCTGA